Part of the Gallalistipes aquisgranensis genome, GCCGAAGGCGTGGCCGCCGATCCGGCGAACGCCAGCGACGAGGAGCTGGCCCTCGCCTACGAATACCTCAACCAGGTACGCCGGCGGGGCTACGGCAAGGACATTTACACGCCGGACGACGCGGTCGATTTCGAAAAGGAGAGCAAGCTCGACCTGATGGAGCACATCAAGGACGAACGGGCGCGGGAACTGGGCTTCGAGATCATGCGCAAGGACGACATCATCCGCTGGGGCGAATTCCTCACCCGGATGCAGTCGATCGCCCCGTCGGTGCCCGAATCCTACACTTCGTCCTACTACGTGGCGGCCCGAACCATCTATAAAAACGCCAAAAGCCGGGACGTTCTCTGGCCGATCCCGTCCTACGAGATCGGAGTGAACCGCAACCTGGTACAGAACAAAGGCTGGTAATCCCCAAATCCAAAACGACCATGAAACACACGAAAATAAAGACGATCTCCGCGGGAATCCTGCTCGCCGCCCTGTTCGCTTCGGCCGGCTGCAGCAAGGAGGACTCCGTGGACATGCCCTCGTTCGAGGTGACCCTTCCCGGCTCCGTCTTCAAGGTGGGGGAACCGGTGGCATTCAGCCTGTCGGGGAACCCGGACATCATCTCCTTCTATTCGGGAGAGGCCGGCAACGCCTACGAATACAAGGACAAGGACCGGATCACTCCGGCGGAAATGACCCTTTCATTCACCACGCTGGCCTCGTCGGGCACAGCCGGTTATCCCAACCCGGCCATGGCCCCGATCAGCTACTCCACCGATTTCGACGGGGACTACACCGAAGAGGGGGTCCGGCGGGCCACATGGACCGACATTTCGGACAACTTCAAATTCCCGACGGACGTGGGGCAGAACATCCCTTCGGGGACGATGTTCATCGACGACCTCTTCCCCGCGGACGGACGGCCGCTCTATTTCCGGTTCCACTATCAGGTCGACAAATTCGACCAGAGCGCTGCGGGAGGCAAGGGAAACGGCCGCACGCAGGTCAACATCCAGAACTTCCTCATCAACGGAATGACGGCATCGGGCAGTACGCCGGTGTACGACGTCCTGACTTCCGGCTGGCAGTGCGTCCTGACGCCCAGTTACGACGACTGTCCCACGGCCAACCTGCCCAGCATGCCGGGTACCTCTCCGCGTATCCTGCTGCGCAGCGACTTCCGCCCCACGCAGGACCGCGAATGCTGGGCCGTATCGGGTCCGCTGTACCGGGCGGAGGACGTCAACACGGGTCCCGACATGGGAGTGGGCATCAAGACCGTCTCCGATCCGGGTCTGACCCGCTACGAACACACCTACACCACGCCCGGCACCTATACGGTGACCTTCGTGGGGGCGAACTCCAACGTCTACG contains:
- a CDS encoding DUF5017 domain-containing protein, with translation MKHTKIKTISAGILLAALFASAGCSKEDSVDMPSFEVTLPGSVFKVGEPVAFSLSGNPDIISFYSGEAGNAYEYKDKDRITPAEMTLSFTTLASSGTAGYPNPAMAPISYSTDFDGDYTEEGVRRATWTDISDNFKFPTDVGQNIPSGTMFIDDLFPADGRPLYFRFHYQVDKFDQSAAGGKGNGRTQVNIQNFLINGMTASGSTPVYDVLTSGWQCVLTPSYDDCPTANLPSMPGTSPRILLRSDFRPTQDRECWAVSGPLYRAEDVNTGPDMGVGIKTVSDPGLTRYEHTYTTPGTYTVTFVGANSNVYGRKEVVRQLTLTVVGDEGGITPPEYEPWPNP